The Roseibium sp. Sym1 nucleotide sequence CAGGTTTTCCGGAAAGGATTGGCCATGCAGAAACCGGTTGGCGAGACCTATGCCGATGCCGTCATTCAGCAAGGTCATTTTCCGCAAGGTCTCGGCATAGTCCGGATCGTCCAGAGCCGTCAGGATGGTGTGGGCGTTGCAGATGGCAATGTCGAGCGGTTTGCGCTGCTGAACGCTGGAGCGGACCAGCCAGGCGACGTCAGCATGCAGCAGCCGTTGCACGGCAAACGGTCCAATCGCGACTGGACCGGCCGTTTCGGCTGACGTCTCGCGTTCCGTGTCTCTGGCTAACATTCTCGCTCCGGCGACCCGGTCAATCTGGATGGTAAGGGGTTAGATAGGCCCTGTCATGCCTATCCTGTAGGGCATGACAAATCTTTAATTTTCGTGATTGTTTTGCCGTGAAGGTAAACAAATCTTCGTGCTCTCGGCGGCTCCACCAGCCCGGCACGCCGTGGCGCCAGGCTCTTTGCAAGGGTTCAATGTGTCTGCCGAATTCTCACAGTGTCCGTTTTGCAGGGCAACACCCTGACAGGAAGTACCGTCTCACCCGGCAACGTCCGGTGCGAGGCAGCTCCTGTAGATTTCCTGATAGGCCTTGGCAGTCCTGCTCCAGGAATATTGCTGAACCGTCTCCATGACAGCGTTGCGCAGGGTCGCGTGATCTTGCGCCATCCGTGCATGGAGTGCCTGGAGATCGTGTGCGGCGCTGGCCGTATCTGCGAAATCAGTCAGCGTGACGGTGTTGTGTTGGGCGGCAAAAGCCCTGTAGGCCTCGTTGGGCTGGGCCAGGGGGACCAGCCCGGCGCTCATGGCTTCGATCAGGGCCAGCCCGAAGCCTTCATAGTCGGAGGCGCTCAGGAAATAGGACGCATTGCCGATCTCCTTGCGAATGTCTTCCGTCGAAAGACCCACGCCGATCCTGACATGATCCGCCAGACCCCGGTCAGTGACCATTTTCTCGAGATCGGCCGGGGAGATGTCAAAGGCAACGCCAAAAACATCCAGTTTCCAGTCGGGATCATCGGCCGCCAGCCGGGCGAACAGGTCAAGCAGAAGATCCAGCCGCTTGTTTGCGGAAAAGCGCCCCAGGGTCACGGCACGCTTTACCGGCGTTGGAGATGCGGCACCTGCAAACTTCTCGATGTCGACGCCGTTCAGCACCAGCCGGACCCTGTCACCTGCAATTTGAGCGAAGGTGGCCCGGTCGCTCTCGCTGCAGCAAACCACGGCGCGATAGGCCCTGGCGGACAGGTTGGTAAGGGTCCTGAACCAGATTTTCTTCAGCGTCGCGTAGGACTGAGTATGAAAAAAGCCGCCATGGGTGGTCACGACAAGCGGCTTGCGATGCAGCATCCTGGTCGCGGCCAGTGCATCGAAGGCGAAATCAATGCCATGCACATGGACAAGGTCGGCGGTTTCAATGGCGCGCAGGAGACCCGGCATCACCGGATAGCGGCGCGATCCATGATAGGCAAGGCGGTCAACCTGGATCCCGTCGATGACTTCGTGCGAGGGAAGTGTTTCATCGGGCCGCGAGAAAATACGGTTGCAGGTCACCACGCGCACGCTGCCGAAACTGTTGCGTTGCCGGGCGGCGAGCTTTGCAACAAACTCTTCCAAGCCGCCAATCCCGGGAGCATATTGGCGCACGACATGGACAATCTCCTGCCGCGCGAAGGTTGGGGAGTTGGACATCTGGCCTCGTAGCAGCTTGTTCAGGCGAGGGATCGCCGGTGCGGAACAGGCGAGCAGATCACCACAAGTTCGGTAACAAACCCTTCACGCCAAACCGATATGAAATCAAGCCTCTGCTTCCATGCGGCGCGCGGGGACACCCGTGTCCGTTGCGCGATCCACGAAGATCCGGGACAGTGCTCCGGATCGGACACCAGCGTTCAAGGCCGGCACAACTTTGAAAACCATGACCCCTCCTCAGCCAGAGCATGAGACGACCAGTGGCCCGCGCCCCCTG carries:
- a CDS encoding glycosyltransferase family 4 protein — its product is MSNSPTFARQEIVHVVRQYAPGIGGLEEFVAKLAARQRNSFGSVRVVTCNRIFSRPDETLPSHEVIDGIQVDRLAYHGSRRYPVMPGLLRAIETADLVHVHGIDFAFDALAATRMLHRKPLVVTTHGGFFHTQSYATLKKIWFRTLTNLSARAYRAVVCCSESDRATFAQIAGDRVRLVLNGVDIEKFAGAASPTPVKRAVTLGRFSANKRLDLLLDLFARLAADDPDWKLDVFGVAFDISPADLEKMVTDRGLADHVRIGVGLSTEDIRKEIGNASYFLSASDYEGFGLALIEAMSAGLVPLAQPNEAYRAFAAQHNTVTLTDFADTASAAHDLQALHARMAQDHATLRNAVMETVQQYSWSRTAKAYQEIYRSCLAPDVAG